Part of the Labrenzia sp. CE80 genome, GCCGTGCGTTCCCCCATGGCTGCGACCATCGCACGTCATCTGTTCCCCAATCAGATCTATGTCCGCTCCGCAGGCGTGCGCCAGGGGGAGCCTGATCCCTTTGTCGACGCGGTCATGGCCGAAATCGGCATGGACACGAGCAAGCACCGGCCCAAGACGTTTGAGGAATTGCAGGAATCGGGTTTCGATCTTGTTTTGACCTTGGCACCGGAAGCGCACCACAAGGCGCTTGAGTTGACCAGAACAGAGTCGGTTGACGTTGAATACTGGCCAACCATGGATCCGACGCTTGCCACGGGAAGCCGGGAGCAGATACTCGATTCCTACCGCGCGGTGCGCGATCAGCTGATGGCAAGAATCAAGAAGCGCCTTGGCTGGAATCCACCGCCAAGCGGCTGAATCGGCCTGACCAGACCGCTATCTCGAACAGCTGCGATTTAGTTTGAAAAGGTCCAGAAAGAACGGTTCACATTCCTGTCGTGATCCGTTAGGTTCGCCGCTCATCTGAACGCCTTAATCAGGATACCATATGGCCAAGGAAGAAGCTCTGGAGTTTCCGGGCGTCGTCACGGAACTGCTGCCAAACGCGACTTTTCGCGTGAAACTTGAAAATGACCACGAGATTATTGCTCACACTGCAGGGCGTATGCGCAAGAACCGCATTCGTGTTCTCGCAGGCGACAAGGTGCTGGTCGAAATGACCCCTTACGATCTGACCAAGGGTCGTATCACCTACCGCTTCAAGTAAGACGGCCGCGAGCAAGACGGCAGAAAATGGCAGTGGCAGGCATGACGAAAGTTCCCGCACTGATCCTGGCTTCCGCGTCGCCGCGCCGTCTTGGCCTGCTGCAACAGATCGGTCTCGAGCCTGATCATCTGATGCCGGCCGATATTGATGAGACGCCGAACAAGCTCGAAACGCCGCGTGCGCTCGCCTTGCGTCTTGCCAGGAGCAAGGCGGAGGCCGTGCGTGCCATCGTTGCGCAATCGGAAGATCTCGCCGACTCTGTTGTTCTTGCCGCCGATACCGTGGTCGCCGTCGGGCGCCGGTGCCTACCCAAGGCGGAAATGACCGACCAGGCCCTGGCCTGTCTGTCATTGCTGTCAGGTCGTGGTCACCGCGTCTTTACCGGGGTTGCCGTCATTGCGCCCGATGGAAAGCTGCGTTCCAAGGTTGTCGAAACCCGCGTCCGCTTCAAGCGCCTGTCGCGCAAGGATATTGACGAATACATGGCGTCGGGCGAATGGCGCGGCAAAGCAGGCGGCTATGCCATTCAGGGGCTGGCCGGAAGCTTTGTTGTCAAACTCGTCGGCTCCTATCCCAGCGTCGTCGGCTTGCCGTTGAGCGAGACCGTTACGCTTTTGTCTGCCGCCGGCTATCCGGTGCACAAGGACTGGTCGACATCGGCGAGCTGACGCAGACGCGCCGCCCGCCGTGTGGCCCATCAAGATGAGCGCCGCCATGAGCGAAACCAAAGAAACATCCAGTCGCCGCATGCGGCCTTGCCCGATCTGCTCCAAACTGTCGACGGATGCGGACTATCCCTTCTGTTCACCGCGATGCGCCAAGGTCGATCTTCACCGCTGGTTCTCCGAGGGCTACACCATTCCCGTGGTCGAGACCGACGATCTGGATGATCCCGAGCGAGACAATTTCGACGGCTGATTTCGCCGTCTCCTCCTGTCTTGTAAATTTAGCCAGCGTTGCAATTTGTCATGTTTTTCGCCGTTTAATCGCTGTTTTGATCAAGCAATGAGCAGCTTGATAAAAAATATCTCTTGTCGTGAAAAAATATTCACTGCCATAATGAGCCCGCGAAACCTGTCATGTGCAGGAACTGTGACGACGCCGTGAGGCAGGGGCTGAGATCAGCCCCTCATTCGCTCGTCAGGTTTCTGAAGTGACGAAAAACCGTCGCACGGTCGTGTTATTGCGGCGGAGCTATACAGGGATCAAATATCCCGACATCAAAGGCGAGGCACTGATGAGCAAGTTCCTTTTTGGCGCGACTGCGCTGGCCATGACGACAGCGCTAAGCGGCGCTGCAATGGCCGACTACACCCTGACCATCCTGCACACCAACGACGTGCACTCGCGGATCGAGTCGATCAACAAGTACGATTCCACCTGTGACGCGGAATCCGAGACCGAAGGCAAGTGCTTCGGCGGCGTCGCCCGGATCAAAGCCAAGATCGACGAGCGTCGCGACGAGCTAACCGGCGAGGGCGCGAACTTTGTTGTCGTTGATGCCGGTGACCAGTTTCAGGGCTCGCTCTTCTACACGACCTACAAGGGCGCAGCTGCCGCCGATTTCATGAACGGCATTGGCTACGACGTCATGGCCGTGGGCAACCACGAGTTCGATGATGGGCCGAAGGCGCTCGCAGGCTTTCTCGACAAGGTGACCTTTCCGGTCATTTCCGGAAACCTCGATCTCGACAACGAGCCACTCCTCAAGGGGCGCATTCCCGGCACTCTGGTGCTGGAGCGCGGCGGCGAAAAAATCGGTTTCGTCTCAAGCCTTGCTGAAGACACCGCCGAAACCTCTTCGCCAGGTGCTGGCGTGACCTTCCTGAACTCCGAAGAGGCGCTCAAGGCGCAGGTTGCCGAACTGGAAGCGGCAGGCGTCAACAAGATCATCGCGCTCACCCACGAAGGTCTGACCAAGGACAAGATGATCGCCGCAGCCGTGCCCGGTATCGACATCATCGTCGGCGGCCACTCGCACACTCTTCTGTCCAACACGCAGGACCGTGCTGAAGGCCCTTATCCGGTGCTGGTCAAGAACCCGGACGGCAAGGATGTGCCGATCGTGCAGGCCTATGCCTACAGTAAATATGTCGGCGATCTCGTCGTCACATGGGATGATGACGGCAATGTCATCGAGGCTGTCGGGGAGCCGATCCTGCTCGACGCGTCGGTTGAGCCGGATGAAGAGTTTCTGGCACGTGTCGTCGAAATGGCCGCGCCTCTCGATGCAATCCGCAATGAAGTGGTTGCGCAGTCAAGTGACCTGATCAATGCGGACCGGACGGTCTGCCGCGCCCAGGAATGCGAAATGGGCACCCTGGTCGCAGATGCCATGCTGGCCCGGGTTGCGCCGCAGGGCATCCAGATCGCCATTCAAAATGGCGGCGGTCTGCGCGCGTCGATCGACGCGGGTGAGGTCACCATGGGCGAGGTCCTGACGGTTCTGCCGTTCCAGAACACCCTGTCGACCTTCAAGCTCAAGGGCTCCGATGTGATCGCTGCGCTTGAAAATGGTGTGTCGAAGATCGAGGAGGGCGCAGGCCGCTTCCCGCAGGTCGCCGGTCTCAAGTACAGCTTCTCCAAGGCCAAGCCGGCCGGTGAGCGCATTAGCGACGTCGAAGTCATGGACGGCGGTGCCTATGCGCCGATCGACCCGGACACGGTCTATGGCGTGGTCTCCAACAACTACATGCGCGGCGGCGGGGACGGCTACAAGGTCTTCGCAACAGCGGGCATGGACGCCTATGACTACGGCCCGGATCTGGCTGACGTGGTCGCCGAGTACCTGGCGGCCAAGAGCGGTTACACGCCATACGTCGACGGTCGGATCACCGAAAAATAAGACTGACAGCTGTTAGGCGAGGGGCCTTGGTTCCTCGCGCAAAGTCAAAGCGCGTCGCATCAGCGGCGCGCTTTTTCGTTTCCCGGCGTGAACCTGAGTCAAGGGAGAGGACCGCGCGGAACGGGGCGCCTCTCCGAAGCGCCGCGAAAGCCATCCGGAGGCGCTTCTGGGTAACTTTTCCCCAGCCGGTAGAGAGCTGAAAAAACGAGTAAAACCGGGGATTTGAAGAGGGTAGGGACACCTTTGCAAAAAGCCTTGCAAGGGTGGTGAAAAACTTTGCCGGGACGCTGGACAAGCCCGTTTCCAGCTTCTATAAGACCCGAGCTTTCGACGCGGCGACAACCTGTCCGCCAGGCGTCAGATGCCCGGATAGCTCAGTTGGTAGAGCAGCGGATTGAAAATCCGCGTGTCGGTGGTTCGAATCCGCCTCCGGGCACCACTCATCTCTTTGAATTAACTTTGCTTTTTCGACTGCATGAGAATTTCTCCTTTGCGGTTTGACATTCTTTGCGAACGGGTTTGACACTTTTTCGCTGCGCAGAGCGATTTCCGCCTCGAATTTCTCCGAGACAGCTTCCATTTTTACGCTGATATCGGCACGTCGCGAGTAGTGCCGAGCCATGGTTTCGGTCGTTTGTGCGAGGGCGTCGGCGATGGTCCGGTCGTCCATGCCGCCTTCACGCAGGATCGTCGCGATCGTGTGCCGTAGGCCGTAGAGGGTTAGGCCGGTTCCGACCGAGCCTTTTGCCTTGAGTTGGTCATAGTAACGCTTCCAGGAGGCGCGGAAGCCAGCCTCGGTCCAAGGTTGTCCTCGCGAGCTCGCCAGCAAGGTTGGGGCCTCATGCGCTTCCGCCTCATCCAGGATCACCTGAAGCGGCTTGATCACAGGCCAATGGATCTGCGTGCCTGTCTTTGCACGAGAAGACCTGATCACTCCATCCTGATAGGCCGACTTGGGAAGGGCGAAAGCATCTCCGGGTCCAAGTCCCGTAAACATCATCAGGGCGAGGGCTGGCCGCAATTGCGTGGGCGCTTCCGCCATAACGGTTTCACGCTCCTGATCGGCCCACGGTCGATTGGCAAGACGAGCCGTACGTTTCCTTCGAACGGCCTTCACGCCATGAGCGGGGTTCTCCTTCACCAGGCCACGCTCTTTGCCACAAGCGAAAACCAGCGAGACAACTTGCTTCACATAGGTCCCAAAACGAGCGCTGCGGTCCTCATGGGCCTTGTCACGCAGTCGAACACAAACTGTGAGGTGAAACGGGCGAGTGGCGTGTCGCCGAGCGGCCTCAGATAGTCAAATACAGCTTGATTGTCTTGCCGGGTTCTCGGAGCGAGATCTTGAAATGCCGAGTGTCCTCGTTAACTCTGAATGAGGAGCCCAAGTGTGCCAGGCTTGGCATTCAGCACTTTGGCACCTTCTTCAATGCGGGCGTATTCGGCGTAAAAGTCTGCACTTCGCGGCG contains:
- a CDS encoding bifunctional metallophosphatase/5'-nucleotidase, with the protein product MSKFLFGATALAMTTALSGAAMADYTLTILHTNDVHSRIESINKYDSTCDAESETEGKCFGGVARIKAKIDERRDELTGEGANFVVVDAGDQFQGSLFYTTYKGAAAADFMNGIGYDVMAVGNHEFDDGPKALAGFLDKVTFPVISGNLDLDNEPLLKGRIPGTLVLERGGEKIGFVSSLAEDTAETSSPGAGVTFLNSEEALKAQVAELEAAGVNKIIALTHEGLTKDKMIAAAVPGIDIIVGGHSHTLLSNTQDRAEGPYPVLVKNPDGKDVPIVQAYAYSKYVGDLVVTWDDDGNVIEAVGEPILLDASVEPDEEFLARVVEMAAPLDAIRNEVVAQSSDLINADRTVCRAQECEMGTLVADAMLARVAPQGIQIAIQNGGGLRASIDAGEVTMGEVLTVLPFQNTLSTFKLKGSDVIAALENGVSKIEEGAGRFPQVAGLKYSFSKAKPAGERISDVEVMDGGAYAPIDPDTVYGVVSNNYMRGGGDGYKVFATAGMDAYDYGPDLADVVAEYLAAKSGYTPYVDGRITEK
- a CDS encoding protein-tyrosine-phosphatase, coding for MAEPGMRPTAVLFACGMNAVRSPMAATIARHLFPNQIYVRSAGVRQGEPDPFVDAVMAEIGMDTSKHRPKTFEELQESGFDLVLTLAPEAHHKALELTRTESVDVEYWPTMDPTLATGSREQILDSYRAVRDQLMARIKKRLGWNPPPSG
- the yacG gene encoding DNA gyrase inhibitor YacG, giving the protein MSETKETSSRRMRPCPICSKLSTDADYPFCSPRCAKVDLHRWFSEGYTIPVVETDDLDDPERDNFDG
- the infA gene encoding translation initiation factor IF-1; the protein is MAKEEALEFPGVVTELLPNATFRVKLENDHEIIAHTAGRMRKNRIRVLAGDKVLVEMTPYDLTKGRITYRFK
- a CDS encoding Maf-like protein, which gives rise to MTKVPALILASASPRRLGLLQQIGLEPDHLMPADIDETPNKLETPRALALRLARSKAEAVRAIVAQSEDLADSVVLAADTVVAVGRRCLPKAEMTDQALACLSLLSGRGHRVFTGVAVIAPDGKLRSKVVETRVRFKRLSRKDIDEYMASGEWRGKAGGYAIQGLAGSFVVKLVGSYPSVVGLPLSETVTLLSAAGYPVHKDWSTSAS